One stretch of Aquimarina sp. Aq107 DNA includes these proteins:
- the bla gene encoding subclass B1 metallo-beta-lactamase, with product MSCKPQEEGNLIRVSDNLKLAKINEHSYVHISKIFLDNGKQYDSNGFIFIDDDEAYVFDTPANDIATEQLINWLQKEKKTKITGVIFNHFHRDCNEGMDVFKKYDIPSIASKKTASLMLEKKYNQPDEVFENELILNVGNKKIVNTFFGEAHSKDNIVSFFPEDKILFGGCMIKSLKASKGNLADANVSEWSNTVRNVKKAYPNIEVVIPGHGSYGDQSLLDYTISLFNAEN from the coding sequence ATGTCTTGTAAGCCTCAGGAAGAAGGTAACCTCATAAGGGTTTCGGATAACTTAAAGCTTGCTAAAATAAATGAACACAGCTATGTTCATATTTCTAAGATTTTTCTAGATAATGGCAAACAATATGATAGTAATGGTTTTATTTTCATAGATGATGATGAAGCTTATGTTTTTGACACTCCAGCTAATGATATTGCTACAGAGCAACTAATTAACTGGCTTCAAAAAGAAAAAAAAACGAAAATAACAGGAGTTATCTTTAATCACTTTCATAGAGATTGTAATGAAGGGATGGATGTTTTCAAGAAATACGATATCCCATCTATTGCATCAAAAAAGACAGCTAGTTTAATGCTAGAAAAGAAATATAATCAACCGGATGAAGTCTTCGAAAATGAATTGATTTTAAACGTTGGAAACAAAAAAATTGTGAATACTTTTTTCGGAGAAGCCCACAGCAAAGATAATATCGTTTCTTTTTTTCCGGAGGATAAAATTCTTTTTGGAGGATGTATGATAAAAAGTCTGAAAGCTTCAAAAGGAAATTTGGCAGATGCCAATGTTTCAGAATGGTCAAACACTGTTCGTAACGTAAAAAAAGCGTATCCTAATATTGAAGTTGTAATTCCTGGACATGGTTCTTATGGAGACCAAAGCCTTTTAGACTATACTATTTCCCTTTTTAATGCCGAAAACTAA
- a CDS encoding ABC transporter ATP-binding protein, translating into MREFQSNNTSKDKKKPKVTILQAFKTIIWPRRGLVFIGLILIFFNRVAGLILPWKSKTLLDDVVPSKDMGQLYELLIIVGSAILIQATTSFLLTRVLSVQAQYLISELRAQVQKKVLSLPISFFDNTKSGALVSRIMSDVEGVRNLIGTGLVQLVGGIFTAIVSVVLLVDINGWMTLFVLIPITLFGIVALKAFKYIRPIFRKRGVINAEVKGRLTETLAGVRVIKGFGAEEQESKVFEEGVDRLFQNVKKSLTATALMTSSSTFLLAGIASTGIMGIGGYYMMEGTMTAGQFLSFTMYLAFMIAPIVQMSNIGSQLTEALAGLDRTEELMNMDPEEDEKNRTIKLENMKGDIIFDNVSFSYEEGKEVLHNISFKASSGSVTALVGSSGSGKSTIAGLSATFLNPESGLITIDSHDISKVNLSSYRRNLGVVLQDEFLFEGSIRDNILFPRPNATEEELQQAVKAAYVNEFTDRFDDGLDTLIGERGVKLSGGQRQRIAIARAILADPKIIILDEATSNLDTESEALIQKSLNELMKGRTTFVIAHRLSTIKKADQILVIESGSIAERGTHEELIQAEGRYFDLYTYQARI; encoded by the coding sequence ATGAGAGAATTCCAAAGCAATAACACTTCCAAGGATAAAAAGAAACCAAAAGTTACAATTTTACAAGCATTTAAAACTATTATTTGGCCCAGACGTGGTTTAGTTTTTATAGGTTTAATATTAATTTTTTTTAATCGAGTTGCTGGTTTAATATTACCCTGGAAAAGTAAAACTTTATTAGATGACGTCGTTCCAAGTAAAGATATGGGACAATTGTATGAATTACTTATCATTGTTGGTTCTGCAATATTAATCCAAGCAACTACATCATTTTTACTAACTAGAGTTTTAAGTGTACAGGCTCAATATCTGATTTCTGAGCTTAGAGCTCAGGTTCAGAAAAAAGTACTCTCCCTACCAATCAGCTTCTTTGACAATACTAAATCCGGTGCTTTAGTATCTCGAATAATGAGTGATGTAGAAGGGGTTCGTAATTTGATCGGAACTGGTTTGGTTCAACTAGTTGGTGGCATATTTACAGCAATTGTATCTGTAGTCTTACTTGTTGACATCAATGGATGGATGACTCTTTTTGTTCTTATTCCTATAACTTTATTTGGTATTGTAGCTCTAAAAGCCTTTAAATATATCCGCCCTATTTTCAGGAAAAGAGGGGTTATTAATGCTGAAGTGAAAGGACGATTAACAGAAACACTTGCTGGAGTAAGAGTTATTAAAGGTTTTGGTGCAGAAGAACAAGAAAGCAAAGTTTTTGAAGAAGGTGTAGATCGTTTATTTCAAAATGTAAAAAAGAGTTTAACTGCTACTGCACTTATGACCAGTTCATCTACTTTTTTATTAGCAGGTATTGCTTCTACAGGAATCATGGGAATTGGTGGTTATTATATGATGGAAGGAACTATGACCGCTGGTCAATTTCTATCTTTCACTATGTATTTGGCTTTTATGATTGCTCCTATTGTTCAAATGAGTAATATAGGATCACAACTTACAGAAGCGTTAGCAGGTTTAGATAGAACGGAAGAGTTAATGAATATGGATCCTGAAGAAGATGAAAAAAATCGAACGATCAAACTCGAAAATATGAAAGGAGATATTATTTTCGATAATGTATCCTTTTCATATGAAGAAGGAAAAGAGGTACTACATAACATTAGTTTTAAAGCATCTTCTGGTTCTGTTACCGCTTTAGTAGGAAGCTCTGGTTCTGGTAAATCTACAATTGCAGGTTTATCTGCTACTTTCCTGAATCCAGAATCTGGTCTTATCACAATAGATAGTCACGATATTTCTAAAGTTAACCTTAGTAGCTATCGTCGTAATCTAGGAGTAGTATTACAAGACGAATTCTTATTTGAAGGTAGTATTAGAGATAATATTCTTTTTCCGAGACCTAATGCTACAGAAGAGGAATTACAGCAAGCGGTAAAAGCTGCTTATGTAAATGAGTTTACTGATCGATTTGATGACGGACTGGATACGTTGATAGGCGAACGAGGAGTTAAATTATCTGGTGGTCAAAGACAACGTATAGCCATAGCACGTGCTATTCTTGCAGATCCAAAAATCATTATTTTAGATGAGGCTACATCCAATTTAGATACTGAAAGTGAAGCATTGATTCAAAAAAGTTTAAACGAATTAATGAAGGGTCGAACGACATTTGTCATAGCTCATAGATTAAGTACTATCAAAAAAGCGGATCAAATTTTGGTTATTGAATCAGGAAGTATTGCAGAAAGAGGAACTCACGAAGAACTTATCCAAGCAGAAGGAAGATATTTTGATTTATACACCTATCAAGCTAGAATCTAA
- a CDS encoding DUF3179 domain-containing protein — MKNIFIILLILFSHNILIPQQSTLKKVPKEDHQYFLDFFTSTNPKVHKLAIKHIETNWSESFEILAIESLYFLNHQPTTLKIFNILSKKTRKNYGYDFNKWYQYIWNKKPTYTKEYYSFKAALHKSLDSRFDTYFLNRENLSTIRLDEVRWGGVIQDGIPPLRNPKMISANNARYLNDNDIVFGISVNGDVRAYPKRILAWHEMFTDTVGDTPVAGVYCTLCGTVILYKTEKDGIQYQMGTSGFLYRSNKLMYDQKTQSLWNTLWGKPVIGPLVEKGVELEYLSLVTTTWGAWKKRHPNTTVLSLQTGHKRNYGEGVAYKNYFSTDQLMFSVPKKDKRLKNKQEILAIRLPSKTDENIAISSKFLKKNNIYQNQINNKNITVFTDKSGSHRVYFTAKIKFISYNKQSTATDQKGNTWTLYEDRLENNKTKEIAYRLPTHNAFWFGYKAAFPDTQLIK; from the coding sequence ATGAAAAATATATTTATAATATTACTTATTTTATTTAGTCATAACATTCTAATACCTCAACAAAGCACATTAAAGAAAGTTCCCAAAGAGGATCATCAATATTTTTTAGACTTCTTTACATCAACAAACCCCAAAGTACACAAGCTTGCTATAAAACATATTGAAACTAACTGGTCAGAAAGTTTTGAGATTCTAGCTATAGAATCTCTTTATTTCCTTAACCATCAACCAACTACTTTGAAAATATTTAATATTCTAAGTAAAAAAACCAGAAAAAATTATGGATATGATTTTAATAAATGGTATCAATATATCTGGAATAAAAAACCTACATATACCAAAGAATACTATTCCTTTAAAGCAGCATTGCACAAATCATTAGATAGTCGATTTGATACTTATTTTTTAAATCGTGAAAATTTATCTACTATTAGATTAGATGAGGTTCGATGGGGAGGTGTTATACAAGACGGAATTCCGCCACTTAGAAACCCTAAAATGATTAGTGCAAATAATGCAAGATATCTTAACGACAATGATATTGTTTTCGGTATTTCTGTTAATGGAGATGTCCGAGCATATCCTAAACGAATTCTAGCTTGGCATGAAATGTTTACGGACACAGTTGGAGACACTCCTGTTGCTGGGGTATATTGTACACTTTGCGGAACTGTTATTCTATACAAAACCGAAAAAGATGGTATCCAATATCAAATGGGAACCAGTGGCTTTCTCTATAGATCAAACAAACTAATGTATGATCAAAAAACACAATCACTATGGAATACTCTTTGGGGAAAGCCTGTTATAGGACCATTAGTAGAAAAAGGGGTTGAACTAGAATACTTAAGCTTAGTTACTACAACCTGGGGAGCTTGGAAAAAGCGACATCCTAATACTACCGTTTTATCTTTACAAACTGGTCATAAAAGAAATTATGGAGAAGGTGTTGCTTATAAAAACTATTTTTCAACAGATCAACTAATGTTTTCCGTTCCCAAAAAAGATAAACGATTAAAAAACAAACAAGAAATACTAGCGATAAGATTACCTTCCAAAACTGATGAAAACATTGCAATTTCTTCTAAATTTCTTAAGAAAAACAACATATATCAAAATCAAATTAATAATAAAAACATTACTGTATTTACTGATAAAAGCGGATCACATAGAGTATACTTCACAGCAAAAATTAAATTTATCTCCTACAATAAGCAATCTACCGCTACTGATCAAAAGGGAAATACCTGGACCTTATATGAAGATCGATTAGAAAATAATAAAACTAAAGAAATAGCATATCGTTTACCTACACATAATGCGTTTTGGTTTGGATATAAAGCTGCTTTTCCGGATACACAATTAATTAAGTAA
- a CDS encoding CDGSH iron-sulfur domain-containing protein, giving the protein MENNIRGGDAPIPCQLEANKNYAWCTCGHSENQPFCNGAHKTTGGTPPTIFTVEEAKEAYLCTCKLTSNPPYCDGSHK; this is encoded by the coding sequence ATGGAGAATAACATACGAGGTGGTGACGCACCAATTCCTTGTCAATTAGAAGCTAATAAAAATTACGCTTGGTGTACTTGTGGTCATAGTGAAAATCAACCTTTTTGTAACGGAGCACATAAAACAACTGGAGGCACTCCTCCAACTATTTTTACTGTAGAAGAAGCAAAGGAAGCATATTTATGTACCTGTAAATTAACTAGTAACCCTCCATATTGCGATGGATCACATAAATAA
- a CDS encoding serine hydrolase produces the protein MIKNITCIAFLISYTITAQTFNKTRLDSLFNLLDTHNQGMGSISIYKQGKEIYKNSIGYLDLGNKTKANSETIYRIGSITKTFTATIIMQLIDDNKLDLETLLSDYFPKISNSDKITIGHMLRHRSGLFNLTEDEDFMKWMIVPNTRKQMIDRLLKKEGSFEPGEKTAYSNTNYLLLSYIAEEIEGKTYSEILQSRIIQPLGLKRTAYGKNIDTNNNEALSYVMNDNKWVKIEKHTHMSVPIGAGAIVSTPTEVNIFYNSLFSGQLVSNTSLEIMMDTSTGMGIGLGGETFFGKQAYGHNGGIDGFQSLTMYLSEEKIVVSYIGNGVVMSPNNCIVNVLKSYYDQDYKLPVFSAPLEFTKEELDVFLGVYISESFPFQITFTKENTTLIASAKDGPTFPLVGYQKNGFKSDRAGATINFNTDESTMMLELNGNKVYFKRK, from the coding sequence ATGATAAAAAATATAACATGTATAGCTTTCTTAATAAGTTATACTATTACTGCACAAACTTTTAATAAAACCAGGTTAGATAGTTTATTTAATTTATTAGATACTCATAATCAAGGTATGGGAAGCATTTCCATTTATAAACAAGGAAAAGAAATCTATAAAAATTCCATCGGCTATCTTGATTTAGGAAATAAAACAAAGGCAAATTCTGAGACGATATATAGAATAGGGTCTATTACAAAAACTTTTACAGCAACAATAATCATGCAATTAATAGACGATAATAAGTTGGATTTAGAAACCTTATTAAGTGATTATTTCCCAAAAATTTCTAATTCAGATAAAATAACAATTGGACACATGTTGCGTCATCGTAGCGGTTTATTTAATCTAACCGAGGATGAGGATTTTATGAAATGGATGATTGTACCTAATACTAGAAAACAGATGATAGATAGATTGTTGAAAAAAGAAGGGAGTTTTGAACCTGGAGAAAAGACAGCATATTCTAACACAAATTATTTGTTACTCTCATACATTGCCGAAGAAATTGAAGGTAAAACATATTCAGAAATTTTGCAGTCGAGAATAATACAACCTTTAGGTCTAAAGAGAACTGCGTATGGGAAAAATATTGATACAAATAACAATGAAGCTCTTTCTTATGTTATGAATGATAATAAGTGGGTTAAAATAGAAAAACATACACATATGAGCGTGCCGATAGGAGCTGGAGCAATAGTATCTACTCCAACAGAGGTTAATATTTTTTACAATAGTTTATTTTCTGGGCAATTAGTGTCAAATACTTCTTTAGAAATTATGATGGATACATCTACAGGTATGGGAATCGGTCTTGGAGGAGAGACTTTTTTTGGTAAACAAGCCTATGGTCATAATGGAGGTATCGATGGTTTCCAATCCCTTACAATGTATCTGTCAGAGGAAAAAATAGTGGTTTCTTATATAGGTAATGGAGTAGTGATGTCACCAAATAATTGTATTGTAAATGTATTAAAAAGCTATTATGATCAGGATTATAAACTTCCAGTATTTAGCGCACCATTGGAGTTTACTAAAGAAGAATTAGATGTTTTTTTAGGGGTTTATATTAGCGAGTCCTTCCCTTTTCAAATTACTTTTACAAAAGAAAATACCACGTTGATTGCCAGTGCTAAAGATGGTCCTACATTTCCATTAGTTGGATATCAGAAGAATGGATTTAAATCGGATAGAGCAGGAGCAACTATTAACTTTAATACAGATGAAAGCACAATGATGCTAGAGTTAAATGGAAATAAAGTATATTTTAAAAGAAAATAA
- a CDS encoding TlpA disulfide reductase family protein yields the protein MIKKSIVRILLGILVFVVLVISSMFLLLETQIIYRFSTLNWIPILICSIGMYVSGIINKNTSVKLLPFLGISLIVFQPFRFLYFPFVLVLLFFGMGSLVLSRKNIQKKYKMVSAIIMIVTFGYYLFSQPLIIQQKGFVETPEGDLINALVLWDFSKSSDNRLPDLHFVDKKKNLVSLSNYKGKTLYVSFWATWCAPCITQKPILKQMQDQFKNVDDIMFVDISIDEDENSWLSYLKNKNPSRLQLHTNGNEIVVRDKLGFTGIPFHIIISPDGFYKQSNDLEYSAELLLDPDKLRLFIQQ from the coding sequence ATGATCAAGAAATCTATAGTTAGAATTCTTTTAGGAATTCTTGTGTTTGTTGTATTGGTTATTAGCTCTATGTTTTTACTATTAGAAACTCAAATTATTTATCGTTTTTCTACTCTAAATTGGATTCCTATATTGATATGTAGTATCGGAATGTATGTAAGTGGAATTATAAATAAAAACACGTCGGTTAAGTTACTTCCTTTTTTGGGGATTTCATTGATAGTTTTTCAACCATTTAGATTTTTATATTTCCCTTTTGTATTAGTATTACTGTTTTTTGGAATGGGATCATTAGTGCTTTCTAGAAAAAACATTCAAAAAAAATATAAAATGGTATCGGCTATTATAATGATAGTGACATTTGGATATTATTTGTTTTCTCAACCACTGATTATACAACAAAAAGGGTTTGTAGAAACTCCAGAAGGTGATCTGATAAATGCCTTAGTACTATGGGATTTTAGTAAATCATCAGATAACCGGTTACCCGATTTACACTTTGTTGATAAAAAGAAGAATTTGGTTTCTTTAAGTAATTATAAAGGTAAAACATTATACGTTAGTTTTTGGGCTACTTGGTGTGCACCGTGTATTACCCAAAAACCAATATTAAAACAAATGCAAGATCAGTTCAAGAATGTGGATGATATCATGTTTGTCGATATTTCTATAGATGAAGATGAAAATTCGTGGTTATCATATCTAAAAAACAAGAACCCTTCCAGATTACAACTACATACTAATGGTAATGAAATAGTAGTAAGAGATAAACTTGGTTTTACCGGAATTCCTTTTCATATTATAATAAGTCCTGATGGGTTTTATAAACAAAGTAATGACTTAGAATATTCTGCAGAACTATTACTAGATCCGGATAAATTACGATTATTTATTCAGCAATAG
- a CDS encoding MotA/TolQ/ExbB proton channel family protein, which yields MISLSIIQSQNPILFFQFFQRLEEGGMFFMFPILIMLLLVFFLIIKAIISIRKNHVGLNKNIQLLNSIGLFSVVWGMLGQLIGIVGMFDKMEAISEISSDVFAGGLKVSALPPIFGFCVFIISRAASIVFTWISKEVE from the coding sequence ATGATATCATTATCCATTATTCAATCACAAAATCCAATTCTTTTTTTTCAATTTTTCCAACGTTTAGAGGAAGGAGGAATGTTTTTTATGTTTCCAATTTTAATAATGTTATTACTAGTGTTTTTTTTAATTATTAAAGCAATCATTTCGATTCGTAAAAATCACGTAGGACTTAATAAGAATATCCAATTATTAAATTCAATTGGTCTTTTTTCTGTAGTATGGGGTATGCTGGGACAACTTATAGGCATTGTAGGTATGTTTGATAAAATGGAGGCAATTAGTGAAATATCTTCTGATGTTTTTGCAGGAGGATTAAAAGTATCCGCACTTCCTCCAATTTTTGGATTTTGTGTATTTATAATTTCTAGAGCAGCTTCTATAGTATTTACTTGGATTAGTAAAGAAGTAGAGTAG
- a CDS encoding sensor histidine kinase — translation MISKDTILKKIASILLHAIFWVVVLFSYTYFFGYNTDDISYVFSFSLFLMPVTIGTTYAVTDILIPKYLINEKYVLFIIYCIYTIIISTFFIVISFFYGLIFLSSLKYEGMAPMTRSPFFLFIAVYFVVFIASALNLAQHNYKSRTANQELKNRILEAQLKLKEQELNYLKMQIHPHFLFNTLNTLYGFALKKSDNTPEMILKLSNLLDYLLYQSDKPLVSLQEEINHIEDYVALEKMRFSDVLDISLQVENIKNTIQIAPMLLIPFVENSFKHGQIVDQKLSIYIHLKYIDNQIHFLIKNSIHSFTEKSQKGIGLNNIKKRLSLVYKDDHELTILENQNWYTVQLILKNLKAPTNEF, via the coding sequence ATGATCTCTAAAGATACAATTCTTAAAAAAATTGCTTCCATATTACTACACGCTATTTTCTGGGTAGTAGTATTGTTTTCTTATACCTACTTTTTTGGTTACAATACTGATGATATCAGTTATGTTTTCTCCTTTTCTTTATTTCTAATGCCAGTAACAATAGGAACTACATACGCTGTAACAGACATCTTAATACCTAAATATTTAATTAATGAAAAATATGTTCTATTTATAATTTATTGTATTTATACAATTATCATTTCTACCTTTTTTATAGTAATTTCCTTTTTTTATGGATTGATTTTTTTATCATCACTAAAGTATGAAGGAATGGCACCTATGACCAGAAGTCCTTTTTTCCTATTTATCGCAGTCTATTTTGTTGTTTTTATAGCAAGTGCATTAAATCTAGCTCAACATAACTATAAGTCCAGAACAGCTAATCAAGAACTTAAAAACAGAATTCTAGAAGCTCAACTAAAACTAAAGGAGCAAGAATTGAATTATCTAAAGATGCAGATACATCCTCACTTCTTATTTAACACCTTAAATACGTTATATGGGTTTGCACTTAAGAAATCAGATAACACTCCAGAAATGATACTAAAACTATCTAATTTATTAGATTATTTATTGTATCAATCCGACAAACCTTTGGTTTCATTACAAGAAGAAATAAATCATATTGAAGATTATGTAGCCTTAGAGAAAATGCGATTTAGTGATGTTCTAGACATTTCTTTACAGGTAGAAAATATAAAAAACACTATACAAATAGCTCCGATGTTATTAATTCCATTTGTAGAAAACAGTTTTAAGCACGGTCAAATTGTAGATCAAAAATTATCTATTTACATCCACTTAAAATATATCGATAATCAAATTCATTTTTTAATAAAAAATTCTATTCACTCTTTTACAGAAAAAAGCCAAAAAGGAATCGGGTTAAATAATATAAAAAAGCGATTATCATTAGTATATAAAGATGATCATGAACTTACCATTTTAGAGAATCAGAACTGGTATACCGTACAATTAATATTAAAAAACTTAAAAGCACCTACTAATGAGTTCTAA
- a CDS encoding LytTR family DNA-binding domain-containing protein: MSSKISCIIVDDEPTARDIIESHIAKIDRLEVVAICNSALEAFNHINSKQVDLIFLDINMPEISGISFAKSINKEIKIIFTTAYREYAIEGFDLHAVDYLLKPISFERLLNAVNNYFEIHHKVSSTKTPETVLNDFIFVRSDRRMKKIDFSEIIYIESYNDYLKIHCDNATIVTRETISNIEAKLPVKQFMRTHRSFIISIKKIDSFSNEELVLNNKSIPISRNYKTEVLNRLENI, translated from the coding sequence ATGAGTTCTAAAATATCATGCATCATAGTAGATGATGAACCTACCGCTCGAGATATTATTGAAAGTCATATAGCAAAAATCGATCGTTTAGAAGTTGTTGCCATATGTAATAGCGCTTTAGAAGCATTTAATCACATTAATTCGAAACAAGTAGATCTTATTTTTCTGGATATTAATATGCCTGAAATATCCGGAATTTCATTTGCTAAATCTATCAATAAAGAAATTAAGATTATTTTCACCACTGCTTATAGAGAATATGCTATAGAAGGTTTTGATCTACACGCAGTAGATTATTTACTAAAACCAATTTCTTTCGAACGATTATTAAATGCAGTAAATAATTATTTTGAAATTCATCATAAAGTATCTTCAACAAAAACTCCAGAAACAGTACTAAACGATTTCATTTTTGTAAGATCGGACCGAAGAATGAAAAAAATAGATTTCTCAGAGATTATTTATATAGAAAGTTATAATGATTATCTAAAAATTCATTGCGATAATGCAACTATTGTTACCAGAGAAACTATTAGTAACATAGAGGCTAAACTGCCCGTAAAACAATTTATGCGAACCCACAGATCATTTATTATTTCCATTAAAAAAATAGATTCTTTCTCTAATGAAGAATTAGTTCTTAATAACAAATCAATTCCTATTAGTAGAAATTATAAAACTGAAGTTCTAAATAGATTAGAGAACATATAA
- the lpdA gene encoding dihydrolipoyl dehydrogenase: MSTYDVAVIGSGPGGYVAAIRCAQLGMKTAIIEKYSTLGGTCLNVGCIPSKALLDSSHHYEHAVKHFADHGIEIPGDVKINLEKMIARKQAVVDQTTGGIDFLMNKNKIDRYEGVGSFKDATHVNITKSDNSVETIEAKNIIIATGSKPSSLPFIKLDKKRVITSTEALKLKEVPKHMVIIGGGVIGLELGQVYRRLGAEVSVVEYMDRIIPGMDKALSRELQKVMKKQGVKFYTSHKVTGVKATAKQVTITADDKKGNPVEFKGDYCLVSVGRKPYTDGLNTEAAGVKLTDRGQVEVNDHLQTSVSNIYAIGDVIKGAMLAHKAEEEGVFVAETLAGQKPHIDYNLIPGVVYTWPEVAAVGKTEEELKEAGIKYKSGQFPFRALGRSRASADLDGFVKILADETTDEVLGVHMVGARCADLIAEAVTAMEFRASAEDISRMSHAHPTFTEAIKEAALAATDNRPLHV; this comes from the coding sequence ATGAGTACATATGATGTAGCCGTAATTGGCTCTGGACCTGGTGGGTATGTTGCAGCTATCCGTTGCGCACAACTAGGAATGAAAACTGCAATAATCGAAAAATATTCAACACTTGGTGGGACTTGCCTTAATGTAGGGTGTATTCCTAGTAAAGCATTACTAGATTCTTCTCATCATTATGAGCATGCGGTAAAGCACTTTGCTGATCATGGAATTGAAATTCCGGGTGATGTAAAGATCAATCTTGAAAAAATGATTGCTCGTAAACAAGCTGTTGTTGATCAAACAACAGGTGGAATTGATTTCTTAATGAACAAGAATAAGATTGATAGGTACGAAGGTGTTGGATCTTTTAAGGATGCGACACACGTAAATATTACAAAATCTGATAATTCTGTAGAAACAATTGAAGCTAAAAATATAATTATAGCTACTGGTTCTAAACCATCTTCTTTGCCTTTTATCAAGTTAGATAAAAAACGAGTGATTACTTCTACAGAGGCTTTGAAACTTAAAGAAGTGCCTAAACATATGGTTATCATAGGTGGTGGTGTGATCGGGTTGGAGCTTGGACAGGTATATCGTCGTTTAGGAGCTGAGGTTTCTGTTGTAGAATATATGGATAGAATAATTCCAGGAATGGATAAAGCACTATCTAGAGAGCTGCAAAAAGTAATGAAAAAGCAGGGAGTGAAGTTTTATACCTCTCATAAGGTTACAGGAGTAAAAGCTACAGCAAAGCAAGTAACGATTACTGCTGATGATAAAAAAGGAAACCCTGTAGAGTTTAAAGGAGATTATTGTTTGGTATCAGTCGGTAGAAAACCATATACAGATGGATTAAATACTGAAGCTGCAGGAGTAAAATTAACGGATAGAGGACAGGTAGAAGTAAATGATCATTTACAGACTTCTGTAAGTAATATCTATGCCATTGGTGATGTAATAAAAGGAGCAATGTTAGCTCATAAGGCAGAAGAAGAAGGAGTTTTTGTTGCAGAAACATTAGCTGGACAAAAACCACATATTGATTATAACCTGATTCCAGGAGTAGTATATACTTGGCCAGAGGTTGCTGCAGTTGGTAAAACTGAAGAAGAACTTAAAGAAGCTGGAATTAAGTATAAATCTGGACAATTTCCGTTTAGAGCGTTAGGTAGATCAAGAGCAAGCGCCGATTTAGATGGGTTTGTGAAAATTCTTGCAGACGAGACTACAGATGAGGTATTAGGAGTTCATATGGTTGGTGCACGTTGTGCTGATCTAATTGCTGAAGCTGTTACTGCTATGGAGTTTAGAGCATCTGCAGAAGATATTAGTAGAATGTCTCATGCACATCCTACCTTTACAGAAGCTATTAAAGAAGCAGCATTAGCTGCAACAGACAATAGACCATTGCACGTTTAA